A genomic segment from Tachypleus tridentatus isolate NWPU-2018 unplaced genomic scaffold, ASM421037v1 Hic_cluster_2, whole genome shotgun sequence encodes:
- the LOC143243013 gene encoding serine/threonine-protein kinase atr-like: MLMGEVIVHMVQCYGRSLQYGCRHLFHSMPRMLSLWFDLGTQVVEHQKSKKPPQNLEQWERMLNVMTTKVITNFVEKLPPYLFYTAFSQLISRICHSHPGISLQLQGLTCPCD; the protein is encoded by the exons ATGCTCATGGG TGAAGTTATTGTCCACATGGTTCAGTGCTATGGGCGCTCTCTACAGTATGGATGCAGACATCTTTTTCACTCCATGCCGAGGATGCTGTCACTTTGGTTCGACTTAGGCACACAAGTTGTAGAGCACCAGAAGAGTAAGAAACCTCCTCAGAATCTGGAACAGTGGGAAAGGATGTTAAACGTTATGACaaccaaa GTCATTACAAATTTTGTGGAAAAGCTTCCTCCATATCTATTTTATACAGCATTTTCTCAGCTAATCTCTCGCATATGCCACTCCCATCCTGGAATATCATTACAGCTTCAG GGCTTAACATGCCCTTGTGATTAG